A stretch of Fundicoccus culcitae DNA encodes these proteins:
- a CDS encoding M20 family metallopeptidase: protein MNGINYEAYQGELVSLRRHFHANPEISLQEKETSAFVEKYLQRLGLETNRIGDYGITTMIWSDNPQAKTIAVRCEMDALPVTEENEFPWKSQHEGVMHACGHDGIIAAGLVLAKICQTHQNQLPINVKFIFQPAEENGKGTHIMLNGGVMENPQVDYFLMFHYANDAYSGVEYSKYPSSATVGNINIKINGHSTHWGLYNQEVDSINAARQVLQVIHDLNNDFKSKAPFIMGISKINGGTSRNVVAKTTLLEGALRAANSEDYFQLRQRLFDELAQISQQSLVTIETELTDKPTPPIISDGDLVDLADQVGKEIWSDDARLVKNDYLNADTASYYFNYAKGIFLVFTAKKPDQFSYPFHNGKFDFNEDILWKSVMMIHQFILKMRK, encoded by the coding sequence TTGAACGGAATAAACTATGAAGCGTATCAAGGAGAATTAGTGTCTTTACGTAGACATTTTCATGCAAATCCGGAAATTAGCTTGCAAGAGAAAGAAACATCTGCATTTGTAGAAAAATATTTACAGCGGTTAGGTTTAGAAACAAATAGAATTGGTGATTATGGGATAACCACTATGATTTGGTCAGATAATCCTCAGGCTAAAACAATCGCTGTTCGCTGTGAAATGGATGCTTTGCCTGTCACAGAGGAAAATGAATTTCCATGGAAATCTCAACATGAAGGGGTTATGCATGCTTGTGGGCATGATGGGATCATTGCTGCTGGACTGGTTTTAGCGAAAATTTGTCAAACACATCAAAACCAATTGCCCATCAATGTGAAATTTATTTTTCAACCAGCCGAAGAAAATGGCAAAGGGACGCATATTATGTTAAACGGTGGTGTCATGGAAAATCCACAGGTCGATTATTTTCTCATGTTTCATTATGCGAATGATGCTTATTCAGGTGTTGAGTACAGCAAGTATCCATCTTCAGCAACTGTAGGAAATATAAACATTAAAATAAATGGTCATTCAACTCATTGGGGTTTATATAATCAAGAAGTAGATAGTATTAATGCGGCTAGACAAGTGTTACAAGTTATACACGATTTAAATAACGATTTTAAATCGAAAGCACCTTTTATTATGGGAATTAGTAAAATAAATGGGGGAACGAGTCGAAATGTTGTTGCTAAAACAACCCTATTAGAAGGGGCTTTGCGTGCAGCAAATTCTGAAGACTATTTTCAATTGCGGCAAAGATTGTTTGATGAATTAGCTCAAATTAGTCAACAATCCTTAGTGACCATAGAAACTGAATTAACGGATAAACCAACCCCACCGATAATTAGCGATGGGGATCTGGTTGATTTAGCTGATCAAGTTGGGAAAGAAATTTGGTCCGATGATGCGCGTTTAGTTAAAAATGACTATTTGAATGCCGACACAGCCTCTTATTATTTTAATTATGCCAAAGGGATTTTTTTGGTGTTTACTGCAAAAAAACCCGATCAATTCTCTTATCCATTTCATAATGGTAAGTTTGATTTTAATGAAGATATTTTATGGAAATCAGTTATGATGATTCATCAATTTATTTTAAAAATGCGGAAATAG
- a CDS encoding 4a-hydroxytetrahydrobiopterin dehydratase — protein MSKNKALNSEEIQTNMQGLTDWTLENDKKLTKAYKFKNFKEALAFTNKVGEIAEAEKHHPDIQLSYGKVVINQETHEGDGLTEKDFTLAQKIDQIEMP, from the coding sequence ATGTCAAAGAATAAAGCCTTAAATTCAGAAGAAATTCAAACTAACATGCAAGGTCTCACGGACTGGACACTCGAAAATGATAAGAAGTTAACTAAAGCTTATAAATTCAAGAACTTTAAGGAAGCCTTAGCTTTTACAAATAAAGTCGGTGAGATTGCGGAGGCTGAAAAACATCATCCTGATATTCAGCTATCTTATGGGAAGGTAGTCATTAATCAAGAAACGCATGAAGGCGATGGCTTGACTGAAAAAGACTTTACGTTAGCTCAAAAAATTGATCAAATTGAAATGCCATAG
- a CDS encoding cation-translocating P-type ATPase: MKKVDMPWSLDTEALPTVLESDPTKGLSSAEAEKRLKENGLNKITHSKNITFWDILIEEIQEPLIILLLIIGVIYSIWGNVGDTITIIFVILAVTFVEVYTEYKAKKSIESLQKMALPTSWVIRDGKATEIETSLIVVGDILILKNGVKISADARVIEAHGLEADESQLTGESMGISKHAQKIPEATGLNDRTNMVHMGSVILKGKGLAMVVSTGMETELGKIAGLTQEAREPKTPLQKSMKQLSNNLIWLALGFSILIPVLGVLRGLPIQEMILTGLSLAFATIPEEMPIIVTMLLGLGAINLSKKNVLIRRTKAAETLGSVTVIATDKTGTLTENKMTLTQWATPDERRLFTYGSLMADVSYDSKGGFLGDPMDKAVVDKAEALGINRRDLLLEYHLVEDFGFDEGNKTFNSRYTYEGKTITLIKGAPESIFSLSQPDAAMEKQLKDYMSEGYRTIAVAFKVETETLFTLSGLICFDDPIREGVKEAVSDCKSAGVKVMMITGDHASTAKRVAENAGIEVTGVLTGDEITAMSAERLAKKVEECNVFARISPEQKLNIVHALHAKGEVVAVTGDGINDAPALKAADIGISMGISGTDVAKEAADMILTDDSFASIIVAIEEGRRLYDNLSKCVKYYLACKVGLIITFLVPVLFNTPMPFSPIQIIILELFMDLAASTSFVAEPAESDVLKRKPRDPNENFMNRQMITGILSGGLTLSVLVLLVYFYILNSTNDLTTAQTFAFVAWLFGHVSLALNMRTNDIPLKEVGVFSSKPFNIWIIGIVLFLVVALNVPVIREYLNLTKIGILPTIGLAILALIAASWMEFWKLSRQ; the protein is encoded by the coding sequence GTGAAAAAAGTCGATATGCCTTGGTCTCTAGATACAGAAGCACTCCCAACCGTCTTAGAATCCGATCCAACCAAAGGACTGAGTTCAGCCGAAGCAGAGAAGCGCTTGAAAGAAAACGGCTTAAATAAAATCACCCATTCAAAAAATATCACCTTTTGGGATATTTTAATTGAAGAAATTCAAGAACCATTGATTATTTTACTCCTTATTATCGGAGTTATTTATAGTATTTGGGGGAATGTTGGCGATACCATTACGATTATATTTGTTATTCTTGCGGTTACTTTTGTTGAAGTTTACACAGAATATAAGGCTAAGAAAAGTATTGAGTCTTTGCAAAAAATGGCTTTACCAACTAGTTGGGTCATAAGGGATGGAAAAGCCACGGAGATAGAAACCAGTTTAATTGTAGTGGGTGACATCCTTATCTTAAAAAATGGTGTAAAAATCAGCGCTGATGCCCGTGTCATTGAAGCACATGGTTTGGAAGCTGATGAGTCGCAACTCACAGGTGAATCGATGGGGATTTCTAAACATGCACAAAAAATTCCTGAAGCAACAGGTTTAAACGATCGAACCAATATGGTTCATATGGGTAGCGTCATTCTAAAAGGTAAAGGACTAGCTATGGTTGTTAGTACAGGTATGGAAACGGAACTGGGTAAAATAGCCGGTTTAACCCAAGAAGCCAGAGAACCGAAAACACCTTTACAAAAATCGATGAAGCAGTTATCTAATAATTTAATTTGGCTTGCTTTGGGATTTAGTATTCTCATTCCTGTGTTAGGTGTGTTAAGAGGACTTCCAATTCAAGAAATGATTTTAACCGGTTTATCCTTAGCCTTTGCGACTATTCCTGAAGAAATGCCGATTATCGTGACGATGTTATTAGGTTTAGGCGCTATTAATTTATCCAAAAAAAATGTCTTAATACGACGTACGAAGGCAGCTGAAACGCTGGGGAGTGTCACGGTGATTGCCACGGATAAAACCGGCACCTTGACCGAAAATAAAATGACACTGACCCAGTGGGCTACACCTGATGAAAGGCGTTTATTTACTTATGGGTCTTTAATGGCTGATGTTAGTTATGATAGTAAGGGTGGCTTTTTAGGTGATCCGATGGATAAAGCCGTAGTTGATAAAGCGGAAGCTTTGGGTATTAACCGGAGAGATTTATTATTAGAGTATCATTTAGTTGAAGATTTTGGGTTTGATGAGGGTAATAAAACCTTTAATTCACGCTATACGTATGAAGGGAAAACTATTACGCTTATTAAAGGGGCTCCTGAAAGTATTTTCTCTCTTTCTCAACCAGATGCTGCGATGGAGAAACAGTTAAAAGACTATATGTCGGAAGGCTATCGAACGATTGCGGTTGCTTTTAAGGTTGAAACGGAAACGTTGTTTACTTTATCCGGGTTAATTTGTTTTGATGACCCCATTCGCGAAGGCGTTAAGGAAGCCGTTAGCGATTGTAAAAGTGCTGGTGTTAAAGTAATGATGATTACCGGAGATCATGCCAGTACAGCTAAACGGGTCGCTGAAAATGCTGGTATCGAGGTGACCGGAGTCCTTACCGGCGATGAAATCACCGCGATGTCCGCTGAAAGGCTAGCTAAAAAAGTGGAAGAATGTAATGTGTTTGCTAGAATTTCACCTGAACAAAAACTGAACATAGTACATGCGTTACATGCTAAGGGAGAAGTTGTCGCTGTAACGGGTGATGGTATCAATGATGCGCCTGCTTTAAAAGCGGCAGATATTGGAATATCCATGGGGATATCTGGAACCGACGTCGCAAAAGAAGCAGCAGATATGATTTTAACTGATGATAGCTTTGCATCAATTATCGTAGCCATCGAAGAAGGTCGACGTTTATATGATAATTTATCAAAATGTGTAAAATATTATTTAGCTTGTAAAGTTGGTTTGATTATTACCTTCCTAGTGCCTGTATTATTTAATACACCCATGCCGTTTTCACCCATCCAAATCATTATTTTAGAGTTGTTTATGGATTTAGCTGCTTCGACGTCGTTTGTAGCTGAACCGGCTGAATCAGATGTTTTGAAGCGTAAACCTAGAGATCCCAATGAAAACTTTATGAATAGACAAATGATAACCGGTATTTTAAGCGGGGGCTTAACCCTTTCGGTGCTTGTTTTACTGGTGTATTTCTATATTTTGAATTCAACGAATGATTTAACTACAGCACAAACATTTGCTTTTGTTGCTTGGCTTTTTGGGCATGTTAGCTTGGCGCTGAACATGAGAACCAACGATATTCCTCTTAAAGAAGTGGGTGTTTTTTCTAGTAAACCGTTTAATATTTGGATAATAGGTATTGTGTTATTTTTGGTTGTCGCTCTAAATGTACCTGTGATAAGGGAGTATTTGAATCTAACAAAGATTGGCATCTTACCTACCATTGGTTTAGCTATCCTTGCGTTAATTGCAGCATCGTGGATGGAATTCTGGAAACTTTCGCGTCAATAA
- a CDS encoding Chromate resistance protein ChrB, which yields MENQVDYEWLMLNFTIPKEPSRVRVSVWRKLKKQGAVSIGQSTWLLPAMDNHLDFFNDIVNEIQDNHGTAYLAKADFITTTSSDDIVDIFNQARNEEYKEFLEKCEDFYAEIENETNKDNFTYVELEENEDEYNKLLEWFKKISFRDSFTAPLKTDAIQAIEKCQNLLETFTNRVYELNN from the coding sequence GTGGAAAATCAAGTTGACTACGAGTGGTTAATGCTTAATTTTACAATTCCGAAAGAGCCATCACGTGTCAGGGTTAGTGTGTGGAGGAAATTAAAAAAACAAGGGGCTGTCAGTATTGGGCAATCGACTTGGCTTTTACCAGCAATGGATAATCACTTGGATTTTTTTAATGATATTGTCAATGAAATCCAAGACAACCATGGTACGGCTTACTTAGCTAAGGCTGATTTTATTACTACAACAAGTTCGGACGATATTGTTGATATATTCAATCAAGCTAGGAATGAAGAGTATAAGGAGTTTTTAGAAAAGTGTGAGGACTTCTATGCTGAAATAGAAAATGAGACGAACAAAGACAATTTTACTTATGTTGAACTTGAAGAAAATGAAGATGAATATAATAAATTACTTGAATGGTTTAAGAAGATTAGTTTTAGGGATTCCTTCACAGCCCCATTAAAAACGGATGCCATACAAGCTATAGAAAAATGCCAAAATCTTTTAGAGACGTTTACTAACCGTGTGTATGAATTAAACAATTAA
- a CDS encoding TatD family hydrolase, with protein sequence MFKQFKSLFSKTDIPLINAGDYFLHYESDGPGLDKGLEWVTNGNMITLAMSERPEDFDYFCENLPESKLIRKGFGYAPHKIRGKVDLLDLPDYFDVCDFVGCIGIQNYRSSVELLHAQEEVFRYFLKAAQDHHKKAFINAFNSSEQVLKVMVELNARGHILLLDQVDQLEHFLGLDSYFVITPDYLVYDHFQTMIEQIPLSRLLTAIESYKTIAHSDQIEPSDVVIGHILDKIAEIKKLNRQEVQKQIYENYKALNI encoded by the coding sequence ATGTTTAAGCAATTTAAATCCCTTTTTAGTAAAACTGATATCCCTTTAATTAATGCCGGAGATTATTTTCTTCATTATGAATCGGATGGTCCTGGCCTGGATAAAGGCTTGGAATGGGTAACTAATGGCAATATGATAACATTGGCAATGAGTGAGCGTCCTGAAGATTTTGATTATTTTTGTGAGAATTTACCCGAATCTAAACTCATTCGTAAAGGGTTTGGCTATGCACCTCATAAAATTCGTGGAAAAGTTGATTTATTAGATTTACCCGATTACTTTGACGTATGCGATTTTGTTGGTTGCATTGGGATTCAAAATTATCGTTCAAGTGTCGAATTACTGCATGCACAAGAAGAGGTTTTTCGTTATTTCTTGAAAGCCGCTCAAGATCATCATAAAAAAGCTTTTATTAATGCGTTTAATAGTTCAGAACAGGTTTTAAAAGTCATGGTGGAATTAAATGCACGGGGGCATATACTATTATTGGATCAAGTGGATCAACTTGAACACTTTTTGGGGTTAGATAGTTATTTTGTGATAACACCTGACTATTTAGTTTATGATCATTTTCAAACGATGATTGAACAGATCCCTTTATCTCGGCTATTGACAGCGATAGAGAGTTACAAGACGATTGCGCATAGTGATCAGATTGAGCCATCCGATGTTGTTATTGGGCATATACTGGATAAAATAGCTGAAATTAAAAAGTTAAATCGTCAAGAGGTGCAAAAGCAGATTTATGAAAATTATAAAGCCCTAAATATTTAA
- a CDS encoding plasmid pRiA4b ORF-3 family protein, whose protein sequence is MQIALTKKLADAKKLTLPTSDETIDPLFTWTANWTRAWENRKNEDILVLVNSATQFTVAIYEVKRKDLNNMEEIIRNAISNTLLAMNINQEIIDEYWSLAGDIEFVKNSSRQAASRVSKSGQQSSFYIDRNYSGVAKVFDDTMGKSISQVLVQKPNAKNDYILPSEEMVNALTELTGKNIYDYHAFELLVTLDLGAYKATRQFIVAADLNFSQLHNILQSVYRWENSHLYDFTVYEGNKRRPIARLVPFEEDLEYDSEAILMDEQVLSDYFPMFKRIVYTYDYGDNWQHHIRLVREIEHFDMPSPYLVKASGQAPPEDVGGVGGFLDFLESITNPNHPEYEENKVWAGFWSPELSDWETQPRLIH, encoded by the coding sequence ATGCAAATAGCCTTAACAAAGAAATTAGCTGATGCAAAAAAACTGACACTACCTACTAGCGATGAAACGATTGACCCATTATTTACTTGGACAGCAAATTGGACGAGAGCATGGGAAAATCGTAAAAATGAGGACATCTTAGTTCTTGTTAACTCGGCAACGCAATTTACGGTTGCGATTTATGAAGTTAAGCGAAAAGATTTGAATAATATGGAAGAAATTATCCGAAACGCTATTTCTAATACACTTCTTGCGATGAATATAAATCAAGAAATTATTGATGAATATTGGAGTTTAGCCGGTGATATTGAATTTGTAAAAAATAGCAGTAGACAAGCAGCCTCTCGCGTATCAAAATCTGGGCAGCAAAGTAGCTTTTATATTGACCGAAATTATTCAGGGGTGGCAAAGGTATTTGATGACACGATGGGAAAATCAATAAGTCAAGTTTTAGTTCAAAAACCGAATGCAAAAAATGATTATATACTACCCAGTGAAGAAATGGTTAATGCACTCACAGAACTTACGGGTAAGAATATTTATGACTATCATGCGTTTGAACTATTAGTCACACTAGATTTAGGTGCTTACAAGGCGACACGTCAATTTATTGTAGCTGCAGACTTAAATTTTTCTCAATTACATAACATATTGCAGTCAGTGTATCGATGGGAAAATAGTCACCTTTATGATTTTACAGTATATGAAGGTAATAAACGTCGACCAATTGCTAGACTTGTCCCATTTGAGGAAGATCTTGAATATGATTCAGAAGCTATTTTAATGGACGAGCAGGTTTTATCTGATTACTTCCCAATGTTCAAACGAATCGTCTACACATATGATTATGGAGATAATTGGCAACACCATATCCGGCTTGTTCGAGAAATTGAGCATTTTGATATGCCATCACCTTATCTTGTCAAAGCCAGTGGACAAGCACCACCCGAAGATGTTGGGGGCGTTGGGGGCTTTTTAGATTTCCTAGAAAGTATAACGAATCCTAATCATCCTGAATATGAAGAAAATAAAGTATGGGCGGGTTTCTGGAGTCCAGAATTAAGTGATTGGGAGACACAACCGAGATTGATTCATTAG
- a CDS encoding CPBP family intramembrane glutamic endopeptidase, which yields MIDHNNKYLKVKTLLICLGFSLTLMLFPVVSAVIIVVNQLDRIQGFWLQGLFMLLSMIVPLIYLWKTKITPTSIGLTGIEKGRMQKVLYFIPLLLAKVGFLFFGVSKDIPTIVALLFFTGAIGVSEELYFRGIILYKLKKCFSIKQSILWSALLFAVVHASQAFSGASDLLVFLTMVNAMIFGIIAAEIVIITNSIIPVIIWHMLFDFVNWVSLVDGKTEFMLIVIQSIIMVLYAYYLWTKLVVRL from the coding sequence ATGATCGACCATAACAATAAATATCTTAAAGTAAAAACCCTCTTGATTTGCCTTGGATTCTCACTAACATTGATGCTTTTTCCCGTCGTTTCGGCTGTAATAATCGTTGTTAATCAACTAGATAGGATTCAGGGTTTTTGGTTGCAAGGATTATTCATGTTGCTGTCTATGATAGTTCCTTTAATTTATCTGTGGAAGACAAAAATTACTCCCACTTCGATTGGTTTGACAGGCATAGAAAAAGGGCGTATGCAAAAAGTGTTGTACTTTATCCCTTTATTACTTGCAAAGGTGGGTTTTCTGTTTTTTGGCGTTTCCAAGGATATTCCTACCATTGTTGCCTTGCTGTTCTTTACCGGTGCCATCGGTGTGTCTGAAGAATTATATTTTCGAGGCATTATTTTATATAAATTGAAAAAATGTTTTTCAATCAAACAATCCATTCTATGGTCTGCTTTATTATTTGCAGTAGTCCATGCTTCACAAGCCTTTTCAGGTGCAAGTGATTTACTTGTTTTCCTTACGATGGTTAATGCGATGATATTTGGTATAATTGCTGCGGAAATTGTTATCATAACAAATAGTATTATCCCCGTAATTATTTGGCACATGTTGTTTGATTTTGTCAATTGGGTGTCTTTAGTTGACGGCAAAACAGAGTTTATGTTGATTGTTATCCAGTCGATAATTATGGTTTTGTATGCCTACTATTTATGGACAAAATTAGTTGTTCGGCTTTAA
- a CDS encoding cobalamin-independent methionine synthase II family protein: MTNNRILTTHVGSLPRTQALIEANKKRYQGNISEDEFNLVIEQSVNEVVKRQKEIGIDIINEGEYGHITSGAVDFGAWWNYSFYRLGGLEMTDEDRWAKAEKVRSEPGKIKLTSFSDRRDRALFREAYEDPDSGVLGNRTAVGNPVFAGPVTYIGQSQVQRDVDLLKAAMDKNGVEQGFMAAISPGSAARLEDRYYHDEKALLNALADALSIEYKTITDAGLILQLDAPDLAEAWNQIHPEPTLSDFQDWLQLRIDAINRALVGIKPELVRLHICWGSWHGPHTTDIPFEAIVDQCLQVNASGFTFEASSPRHAHEWRVWEKPGRLKAGQKIIPGLVSHSTNAVEHPQLIADRIVKFAELVGPENVIASTDCGLGGRLHEQIAWAKLEALTAGAAIASKQLFG, from the coding sequence ATGACAAATAATAGGATTTTAACTACACATGTAGGATCATTACCTAGAACACAAGCTCTAATTGAAGCGAATAAGAAACGCTATCAAGGCAATATTTCTGAGGATGAATTCAATCTAGTTATTGAACAATCAGTGAATGAGGTAGTGAAGCGTCAAAAAGAGATTGGTATCGATATTATTAATGAAGGTGAATATGGACATATCACATCTGGAGCGGTGGACTTTGGTGCTTGGTGGAATTATTCCTTTTATCGATTAGGTGGTTTGGAAATGACAGATGAAGACAGATGGGCTAAGGCTGAAAAAGTTCGCTCTGAGCCAGGTAAGATTAAGTTAACTTCGTTTTCTGATCGCCGTGACCGAGCCTTATTTAGAGAAGCCTATGAAGATCCGGATAGTGGTGTTTTAGGGAACCGAACAGCTGTAGGTAATCCTGTTTTTGCTGGACCTGTTACTTATATTGGTCAAAGTCAAGTTCAACGAGATGTGGATTTACTTAAAGCAGCTATGGATAAAAATGGGGTAGAACAAGGTTTCATGGCGGCCATTTCACCGGGTTCTGCTGCACGTTTAGAAGATCGTTATTATCATGATGAAAAAGCTTTATTAAATGCTTTAGCGGATGCTTTAAGTATTGAATATAAAACCATTACTGATGCAGGTTTGATTTTGCAATTGGATGCTCCGGATTTAGCGGAGGCGTGGAATCAAATTCATCCTGAACCTACATTGTCTGATTTTCAAGATTGGTTACAGTTACGCATTGACGCGATTAATCGAGCTTTAGTAGGTATTAAGCCTGAATTAGTTCGATTGCACATTTGTTGGGGATCCTGGCATGGACCACATACAACCGATATTCCTTTTGAAGCGATTGTTGACCAATGTCTTCAAGTCAATGCCTCTGGATTTACATTTGAAGCATCGAGTCCACGGCACGCTCATGAGTGGCGTGTTTGGGAGAAACCTGGCCGATTAAAAGCCGGTCAAAAAATTATCCCAGGTCTTGTATCGCATTCAACCAATGCAGTTGAACATCCGCAACTAATTGCAGATCGAATTGTTAAATTTGCCGAATTAGTTGGCCCAGAAAATGTCATTGCTTCAACCGATTGTGGCTTAGGAGGCCGGTTACATGAACAGATTGCTTGGGCTAAATTAGAAGCTCTTACAGCCGGTGCGGCTATTGCAAGTAAACAATTGTTTGGATAG
- a CDS encoding SIMPL domain-containing protein, producing the protein METEILVDGFAIRNVKCDFMEIMINFNEKGFSPKGVLSKIQANIETFLEQFKADFGTLSCIRMDNDHINTSHYHEKNFSLSGKRTIIISLPYSMEVQNAILANITDGDFNVDYSVSYKISNIQEVENELLKEALLNSKSQVEIIAAITGQKIVGIRRIEKISDDFEPRMDYKIYEEPTLSSKNRKVMLSESLESPEQTIEKQIEVMWVLG; encoded by the coding sequence ATGGAAACGGAAATTTTAGTCGATGGATTTGCTATACGAAATGTCAAATGTGATTTTATGGAAATCATGATTAATTTTAATGAAAAAGGTTTTTCTCCTAAAGGCGTTTTATCTAAAATTCAAGCTAATATAGAGACCTTTCTTGAGCAATTTAAGGCGGATTTTGGAACACTTTCATGTATTAGAATGGATAATGACCATATTAATACGAGCCATTATCATGAGAAGAATTTTTCTTTAAGTGGAAAGCGAACCATCATTATCTCATTGCCATATAGTATGGAAGTACAAAATGCCATTCTAGCTAATATTACTGATGGGGATTTCAATGTGGACTATTCGGTAAGTTATAAAATCTCTAACATTCAAGAAGTTGAGAATGAATTATTGAAAGAAGCTTTGTTGAATTCAAAATCGCAAGTAGAGATTATAGCAGCCATTACAGGACAAAAGATTGTTGGAATAAGGAGGATTGAAAAAATTAGTGATGATTTTGAACCTAGGATGGATTATAAGATATATGAAGAACCAACCCTATCAAGTAAAAATAGAAAAGTTATGTTATCTGAATCTTTAGAATCACCCGAGCAGACCATTGAGAAACAAATAGAGGTAATGTGGGTTTTGGGATAA
- a CDS encoding dihydrofolate reductase family protein encodes MGKLIYAINMSLDGFMEDADGKLNWSVPDDEVFDFWTEFQIKTDLDLYGRGMYEAMVYWETVKPDPDIGDKLDRLYQFARAWQDTDKIVYSRTLDHVSSKRTELRRDLNPDEIRRLKLETDSDISISGQNIASQAMALGLLDECHVNIFPIILASGKPALPQIPYQRLEFICAQTFASGAVYLKYKVIN; translated from the coding sequence ATGGGTAAATTAATCTATGCCATTAACATGTCATTAGATGGTTTCATGGAAGATGCGGATGGTAAACTTAATTGGTCAGTTCCAGATGATGAAGTGTTCGATTTTTGGACCGAATTCCAAATTAAAACAGACTTAGATCTTTACGGACGTGGAATGTATGAAGCGATGGTTTATTGGGAAACCGTTAAGCCTGATCCAGATATTGGTGACAAACTCGATAGATTGTATCAATTTGCACGGGCTTGGCAAGATACAGATAAGATTGTGTATTCAAGAACACTCGACCATGTCAGCAGTAAACGCACGGAGTTAAGACGTGATTTGAATCCCGATGAAATTAGACGACTAAAATTAGAAACAGACTCAGATATATCAATCAGTGGTCAAAATATAGCCAGCCAAGCGATGGCATTAGGCTTATTGGATGAATGTCATGTGAATATTTTTCCAATTATACTTGCTAGCGGAAAACCTGCACTACCACAGATTCCGTATCAGCGATTAGAGTTTATATGTGCTCAAACCTTTGCTAGCGGAGCCGTGTATTTGAAGTACAAGGTTATTAATTAG
- a CDS encoding FMN-binding protein, with the protein MQANSIIKHMNGLGSQAEAIIPTIIEEQSIEVEAVSGATVFSIAIKQAVQEAINSVYL; encoded by the coding sequence GTGCAAGCAAATTCTATCATTAAACATATGAATGGCTTAGGTAGTCAGGCTGAAGCCATTATTCCAACCATCATTGAAGAACAAAGTATAGAAGTTGAAGCCGTGTCAGGAGCAACTGTGTTTAGCATTGCAATAAAACAAGCTGTTCAAGAAGCCATTAATTCAGTCTATCTTTAG